From one Streptomyces sp. Q6 genomic stretch:
- a CDS encoding PAS domain-containing protein has product MSSRPSRGAARLAAILDALPDALVLVNTNGTVVNANSIALEAFEAPGTALVGRGLLDLLPEFDSRLIPGSMRRPDTVTDERGRTKPTRMTARRTDGSEFPVEVTSANLADGAREVVDPYATHGGPGYSGSELLMLVVRDLSGTVDTEAELARSQRQTEMILRAAAEGVVGTDTDGRIVLVNPAAAQILGFRASDLGGQELHALVLHSRADGEPFPYEESPLADTLRSGRKHRVRGQVLWSKSGEQLPVDMTTAPVRDGDQLVGAVMTFTDRRPYDKLVAEHAEEIARRDEAAEREREERAAELERVREELTGELAALREQHAEELSAERERGAAFAEREKDRYEELAARHSQLLAVLDQSLRGPLDELRRELGHLAADDAGQLWPEANQVLHHLAAGYSRMTTLVDNVLAYQLLDSGSADLFRTNVMLDAVVAAGVDGAVELIGPGRAQFAVHAPPIEAEVDAGRLATALAHLIADVAGIDATGNARAAVAGAGYVDSTIVVAAALRGESVRIEVRGPYAGGDPVHEPIVRGIVRAHGGVLQTHEVPGMSGSAYVLDLPLGGGAGAVTPPAPAAVEVPEPTPNLPEQAGATTGGGRRRARRAAGPSVDSFLESGLPGGTAAAATSGSGGTGRRRGRRAADETGAVPTDAPAQPQLPAAATPEGPSGGTGRRRARPTDSGPAAEGAVVTAAEHAAGSPASGLGGTVPPQGVPTPTGRRARRDGSEQAALPALPSGPGAGENGASGHGELELAGAGATGQPSGRRARRALGTAQAAAATEDAAPREVFALPPAQSDRTPVTPETPAPAPAEAPVAQEMPVAGPVAQEAPVAAATEPVPAPLPVQQGVQQAAPAQTAPVDDIQDDEQRHDAAGRHPAEDHTPPQPHPAQTTPPQGTPTGPARPLPPEGAPRPRAAQPLPAEAPQSPAVDPDSTQGRAFSVRTLGQGVPFGRQVTEPQRRPQPQTPARGIPQTPSQPQHQEGQTLGGSGRRRKLSTRQEQPDGTETAAQTPAQGTTTARPHPRLTGSTSEGTGRAYAIGAPARGADEGPEPLDGPGGAVEVANRPQPQPMDDELPPEPLDNPRRLLVWPAPDVTTQQALSDRGYRPVTVHSREEVDAQIAAFPAALFVDPLTGPITRTALQSLRQAAVAAEVPVLVTAGLGQATREAAYGADPAVLLKALAPRDSEQHPPRVLLIEEHEEIALALTATLERRGMQVARAASDAEAVTAAAQTRPNLVVMDLLQVRRRRAGIIDWLRANGQLNRTPLVVYTAAVDHDDLPRLAAGETVLFLAERSTSNEVQSRIVDLLAKIGTN; this is encoded by the coding sequence GTGAGCAGCAGGCCATCCCGAGGCGCTGCTCGCCTCGCAGCCATACTCGATGCGCTCCCGGATGCATTGGTGCTGGTCAACACCAACGGGACCGTCGTCAACGCCAATTCCATCGCCCTCGAGGCCTTCGAGGCGCCGGGCACCGCGCTGGTGGGTCGTGGACTGCTCGATCTGCTGCCGGAGTTCGACTCCCGGCTGATCCCGGGCTCCATGCGCCGCCCCGACACCGTCACCGACGAGCGCGGGCGCACCAAGCCGACCCGGATGACGGCCCGCCGTACCGACGGCAGCGAGTTCCCCGTCGAGGTCACCTCCGCCAATCTCGCCGACGGCGCCCGCGAGGTCGTGGACCCGTACGCGACGCACGGCGGCCCGGGATACAGCGGCTCCGAGCTGCTCATGCTCGTCGTGCGCGACCTGTCGGGGACCGTCGACACCGAGGCCGAACTGGCCCGCTCGCAGCGGCAGACCGAGATGATCCTGCGGGCCGCCGCCGAAGGTGTGGTCGGTACCGACACCGACGGGCGGATCGTCCTGGTCAACCCGGCCGCCGCGCAGATCCTGGGCTTCCGCGCCAGCGACCTCGGCGGCCAGGAGCTGCACGCCCTCGTGCTGCACTCGCGCGCCGACGGCGAGCCGTTCCCGTACGAGGAGTCGCCGCTCGCCGACACCCTGCGCTCCGGGCGCAAGCACCGGGTGCGCGGGCAGGTCCTGTGGTCCAAGAGCGGCGAGCAGCTGCCCGTCGACATGACGACGGCGCCGGTGCGCGACGGGGACCAACTCGTCGGCGCCGTCATGACCTTCACCGACCGCAGGCCGTACGACAAGCTCGTCGCCGAGCACGCCGAGGAGATCGCCCGGCGCGACGAGGCCGCCGAGCGGGAGCGCGAGGAGCGCGCCGCCGAACTGGAGCGGGTGCGCGAGGAACTCACCGGTGAGCTCGCCGCGCTGCGCGAGCAGCACGCCGAGGAGCTGTCCGCCGAGCGGGAGCGGGGCGCCGCCTTCGCCGAGCGCGAGAAGGACCGTTACGAGGAGCTCGCCGCGCGCCACTCGCAGCTGCTCGCGGTGCTCGACCAGTCGCTGCGCGGCCCGCTCGACGAGCTGCGCCGTGAGCTCGGGCATCTCGCCGCCGACGACGCCGGTCAGTTGTGGCCCGAGGCCAACCAGGTCCTGCACCACCTGGCCGCCGGCTACTCACGGATGACGACCCTCGTCGACAACGTCCTGGCCTACCAGTTGCTCGATTCGGGCAGCGCGGATCTTTTCCGTACGAACGTGATGCTGGACGCCGTCGTCGCCGCCGGTGTCGACGGGGCCGTGGAGCTGATCGGGCCCGGCCGCGCCCAGTTCGCCGTGCACGCGCCGCCGATCGAGGCCGAGGTCGACGCGGGGCGGCTCGCCACCGCGCTCGCGCACCTGATCGCCGACGTCGCCGGGATCGACGCGACCGGGAACGCGCGCGCGGCCGTCGCGGGCGCCGGATACGTGGACTCGACGATCGTCGTGGCGGCGGCGCTGCGCGGCGAGAGCGTACGGATCGAGGTCCGCGGGCCCTACGCGGGCGGCGACCCGGTGCACGAGCCGATCGTGCGGGGCATCGTGCGGGCGCACGGCGGCGTGCTCCAGACGCATGAGGTGCCGGGCATGAGCGGCAGCGCGTACGTGCTCGACCTGCCGCTCGGGGGCGGCGCCGGGGCGGTCACGCCGCCCGCTCCCGCGGCCGTCGAGGTCCCTGAGCCCACCCCGAACCTTCCCGAGCAGGCGGGCGCGACCACCGGTGGCGGGCGTCGCCGGGCACGACGGGCGGCCGGGCCTTCGGTGGACTCGTTCCTGGAGAGCGGGCTGCCGGGCGGGACGGCCGCCGCGGCCACGTCCGGCTCCGGTGGTACGGGCCGGCGGCGCGGGCGCCGTGCGGCCGACGAGACCGGGGCCGTCCCCACGGACGCCCCCGCGCAGCCGCAGCTTCCGGCGGCCGCCACACCCGAAGGACCGTCCGGGGGCACCGGACGACGCCGGGCGCGCCCCACGGACAGCGGTCCGGCGGCCGAGGGCGCCGTGGTGACCGCGGCCGAACACGCGGCGGGATCGCCGGCGTCGGGCCTCGGCGGGACCGTGCCGCCGCAGGGCGTGCCCACGCCGACCGGGCGTCGCGCCAGGCGTGACGGCTCGGAGCAGGCGGCGCTGCCCGCGCTGCCGTCCGGGCCCGGTGCGGGCGAGAACGGCGCGTCGGGACACGGCGAGCTGGAGCTGGCCGGGGCCGGTGCCACCGGGCAGCCTTCGGGGCGGCGGGCGCGGCGCGCGCTCGGCACCGCGCAGGCGGCCGCGGCCACCGAAGACGCGGCGCCGCGCGAGGTGTTCGCGCTGCCGCCCGCGCAGAGCGACCGCACGCCGGTGACGCCCGAGACCCCGGCTCCGGCACCGGCCGAGGCGCCTGTGGCCCAGGAGATGCCGGTGGCCGGGCCGGTGGCCCAGGAGGCGCCCGTCGCGGCTGCCACCGAGCCCGTACCCGCGCCCCTTCCCGTACAGCAGGGCGTACAGCAAGCCGCCCCGGCGCAGACCGCGCCCGTCGACGACATCCAGGACGACGAGCAGCGGCACGACGCCGCCGGGCGGCACCCTGCCGAGGACCACACGCCTCCGCAGCCGCACCCGGCGCAGACCACGCCGCCGCAGGGCACCCCGACCGGGCCCGCGCGCCCGCTGCCGCCGGAGGGCGCGCCGCGACCGCGTGCCGCGCAGCCGCTGCCCGCGGAGGCGCCGCAGAGCCCGGCCGTCGACCCCGACTCCACCCAGGGCCGCGCCTTCAGCGTGCGGACGCTGGGCCAGGGCGTGCCGTTCGGGCGGCAGGTGACCGAGCCGCAGCGCAGGCCGCAGCCGCAGACGCCCGCGCGAGGCATCCCGCAGACGCCGTCCCAGCCCCAGCACCAGGAGGGGCAGACGCTCGGCGGTTCGGGGCGGCGGCGCAAGCTGTCCACCCGGCAGGAACAGCCCGACGGCACCGAGACCGCCGCGCAGACCCCGGCGCAGGGGACCACGACGGCCCGGCCGCACCCGCGGCTCACGGGCAGCACGTCGGAGGGCACCGGCCGCGCCTACGCGATCGGCGCGCCCGCCCGGGGCGCCGACGAGGGCCCCGAGCCGCTGGACGGTCCGGGCGGCGCGGTCGAGGTCGCCAACCGGCCGCAACCGCAGCCGATGGACGACGAGTTGCCCCCGGAGCCGCTGGACAACCCGCGCCGGCTCCTGGTGTGGCCCGCGCCCGACGTCACGACGCAGCAGGCGCTGAGCGACCGCGGCTACCGCCCGGTGACCGTCCACTCCCGCGAGGAGGTGGACGCGCAGATCGCGGCGTTCCCGGCCGCGCTGTTCGTGGACCCGCTGACCGGGCCGATCACCCGCACCGCGCTCCAGTCGCTGCGCCAGGCCGCCGTCGCGGCCGAGGTGCCGGTCCTGGTGACCGCAGGTCTGGGGCAGGCGACGCGCGAGGCGGCGTACGGGGCCGACCCGGCGGTGCTTCTGAAGGCGCTGGCGCCGCGCGACAGCGAGCAGCACCCGCCGCGCGTGCTCCTGATCGAGGAGCACGAGGAGATCGCGCTCGCCCTGACGGCGACGCTGGAGCGGCGCGGGATGCAGGTCGCGCGGGCCGCGAGCGACGCGGAAGCGGTGACGGCAGCGGCGCAGACGCGACCGAACCTGGTCGTCATGGATCTGCTCCAGGTGCGCCGCCGCCGTGCGGGGATCATCGACTGGCTGCGGGCGAACGGGCAGTTGAACCGCACCCCGCTCGTCGTCTACACCGCCGCCGTCGACCACGACGACCTGCCGCGGCTCGCCGCGGGGGAGACGGTGCTGTTCCTCGCGGAGCGCTCGACGAGCAACGAGGTGCAGAGCCGGATCGTGGACCTGCTGGCGAAGATCGGCACCAACTGA
- a CDS encoding long-chain fatty acid--CoA ligase encodes MLSTMQDVPLTVTRILNHGMRVHGTSKIITWTGEGEPHRRTFAEAGARAAQLAHALRDDLGVSGDDRVATLMWNNAEHVEAYYAAPSMGAVLHTLNLRLPADQLTWIVNHAADRVIIVNGSLLPLLAPLLPALGTVEHLVVSGPGDRSLLDGAAQQVHEYEELIAGKPTTYDWPELDERQAAAMCYTSGTTGDPKGVVYSHRSIYLHSMQVNMTQSMGLTDADTSLVVVPQFHVNAWGLPHATFMTGVNMLMPDRFLQPAPLAEMIESERPTHAAAVPTIWQGLLAELTAKPRDVSCVTQVTIGGSACPPSLMKAFDDLGMRVCHAWGMTETSPLGTVSRPPAGVEPGSDEEFAYRLTQGRFPAGVEARLSGPGGDYLPWDGESAGELEVRGPWIAGAYYGGGGADAEPLRPADKFSEDGWLKTGDVGTISPDGFLTLTDRAKDVIKSGGEWISSVDLENALMSHPDVAEAAVVAVPDEKWGERPLATVVLKEGASADFASLRSFLAEKIAKWQLPERWTIIESVPKTSVGKFDKKVLRRQYADGELDVTKL; translated from the coding sequence GTGCTGAGCACGATGCAGGACGTACCGCTGACAGTCACCCGCATCCTGAACCACGGGATGCGTGTCCACGGCACCTCGAAGATCATCACGTGGACGGGTGAGGGCGAACCGCACCGCCGTACGTTCGCCGAGGCGGGAGCCCGCGCGGCCCAGCTCGCCCACGCGCTCCGCGACGACCTGGGCGTCAGCGGCGACGACCGGGTCGCCACTTTGATGTGGAACAACGCCGAGCACGTCGAGGCCTACTACGCCGCGCCGTCCATGGGTGCCGTCCTGCACACCCTCAACCTCCGCCTCCCCGCGGACCAGCTGACGTGGATCGTGAACCACGCGGCCGACCGCGTGATCATCGTGAACGGCTCGCTGCTGCCGCTCCTCGCGCCGCTGCTGCCCGCGCTGGGCACGGTCGAGCACCTCGTCGTCTCCGGTCCCGGCGACCGTTCCCTGCTCGACGGCGCCGCTCAGCAGGTGCACGAGTACGAGGAGCTCATCGCCGGCAAGCCGACCACGTACGACTGGCCGGAGCTGGACGAGCGCCAGGCCGCGGCCATGTGTTACACCTCCGGCACCACCGGCGACCCCAAGGGCGTCGTCTACTCCCACCGCTCCATCTACCTGCACTCGATGCAGGTCAACATGACCCAGTCGATGGGGCTCACCGACGCCGACACCTCGCTGGTCGTCGTCCCGCAGTTCCATGTGAACGCCTGGGGCCTGCCGCACGCCACGTTCATGACCGGCGTGAACATGCTGATGCCGGACCGCTTCCTCCAGCCCGCGCCGCTCGCCGAGATGATCGAGTCGGAGCGGCCCACGCACGCCGCCGCCGTCCCCACCATCTGGCAGGGTCTGCTCGCCGAGCTCACGGCGAAGCCCCGCGACGTCTCCTGCGTCACCCAGGTCACCATCGGTGGCTCAGCCTGCCCGCCCTCTCTCATGAAGGCCTTCGACGACCTCGGCATGCGTGTCTGCCACGCCTGGGGCATGACCGAGACGTCCCCGCTCGGCACGGTCTCCCGGCCCCCGGCCGGCGTCGAGCCGGGCAGCGACGAGGAGTTCGCGTACCGGCTCACGCAGGGCCGCTTCCCGGCCGGTGTCGAGGCCCGGCTCAGCGGCCCCGGCGGCGATTACCTGCCCTGGGACGGCGAGTCCGCGGGCGAGCTGGAGGTGCGCGGCCCCTGGATCGCGGGCGCGTACTACGGAGGCGGCGGCGCGGACGCCGAGCCGCTGCGCCCCGCCGACAAGTTCAGCGAGGACGGCTGGCTGAAGACCGGCGACGTCGGCACGATCAGCCCCGACGGCTTCCTCACCCTCACCGACCGCGCCAAGGACGTCATCAAGTCCGGCGGCGAGTGGATCTCCAGCGTCGACCTGGAGAACGCCCTGATGTCCCACCCGGACGTCGCCGAGGCCGCCGTCGTCGCCGTCCCCGACGAGAAGTGGGGCGAACGCCCGCTCGCCACCGTGGTGTTGAAGGAGGGCGCGAGCGCGGACTTCGCGTCCCTGCGGTCCTTCCTCGCCGAGAAGATCGCCAAGTGGCAGCTGCCGGAGCGCTGGACGATCATCGAGTCGGTCCCGAAGACGAGCGTCGGCAAGTTCGACAAGAAGGTGCTGCGCAGGCAGTACGCGGACGGAGAGCTGGACGTCACGAAGCTCTGA
- a CDS encoding SigE family RNA polymerase sigma factor: MTATLASVRTGASEPAVRAASAASSAYPSFASYVRARQPVLLRTARSLTANPCDAEDLLQTALTKTYVAWDRIEDHRALDGYVRRALLNTRTSQWRKRKVDEFVCDELPEPNVLPAGDPAEQQALHDAMWRAITKLPARQRAMVVLRYYEDLSEAQTAEVLGVSIGTVKSAVSRALGKLREDPELRPVRS; the protein is encoded by the coding sequence ATGACCGCAACCCTGGCGTCTGTCCGCACCGGCGCATCGGAGCCCGCCGTGCGTGCCGCGTCCGCCGCGTCATCGGCGTACCCGTCGTTCGCGTCGTACGTCCGCGCCCGCCAGCCCGTGCTGCTGCGCACCGCCCGGTCGCTGACCGCGAACCCGTGCGATGCCGAGGACCTCCTCCAGACCGCGCTCACCAAGACGTATGTCGCGTGGGACAGGATCGAGGACCACCGTGCGCTCGACGGCTATGTGCGCAGGGCCCTGCTGAACACACGGACCTCGCAGTGGCGCAAGCGCAAGGTCGACGAGTTCGTCTGCGACGAGCTGCCCGAGCCGAACGTGCTGCCCGCCGGGGACCCGGCCGAGCAGCAGGCGCTGCACGACGCGATGTGGCGCGCCATCACGAAGCTGCCCGCGCGGCAGCGCGCGATGGTCGTCCTGCGGTACTACGAGGACCTGAGCGAGGCCCAGACGGCCGAGGTGCTCGGCGTGTCCATCGGCACCGTCAAGAGCGCCGTGTCGCGGGCGCTGGGGAAGCTGCGCGAGGACCCGGAGCTGCGGCCCGTCCGCAGCTGA
- a CDS encoding DUF1906 domain-containing protein → MRTFHGKAFDVCQAPSRDIMRRWRDSDYRAVGVYYGGRGRACRAQPGLTRGWMRAVDRMGWRVLPVYVGSQAPCVTARHKRGVRIGRHPWRQGVREGRDAVRRAKKLGIRGPSPLYLDMEAYTFRKRACARTTLSFVRAWDREVRRRGYVPGFYSSADSGVRHMAEARRAGVRDLPSVIWFARWHTRPHLYRERALEGHVWHPQRRIHQYAGNVKERHGGRTLVVDRNLVHAPVARIG, encoded by the coding sequence GTGCGCACCTTCCACGGCAAGGCGTTCGACGTCTGCCAGGCGCCGTCGCGGGACATCATGCGCCGCTGGCGCGACTCCGACTACCGGGCGGTGGGCGTCTACTACGGGGGCCGCGGCCGGGCCTGCCGCGCCCAGCCCGGACTGACCCGCGGCTGGATGCGGGCGGTCGACCGCATGGGATGGCGGGTGCTCCCGGTGTACGTCGGCTCGCAGGCGCCCTGCGTCACCGCGCGGCACAAGAGGGGCGTGCGCATCGGGCGGCACCCGTGGCGCCAGGGCGTGCGCGAGGGCCGGGACGCGGTGCGGCGCGCCAAGAAGCTCGGCATCCGGGGCCCGAGCCCGCTCTACCTCGACATGGAGGCCTACACCTTCCGCAAGCGGGCCTGCGCCCGGACCACGCTGTCCTTCGTGCGGGCGTGGGACAGGGAGGTGCGCAGGCGGGGGTACGTCCCCGGGTTCTACAGCAGCGCCGACTCGGGCGTGCGGCACATGGCGGAGGCCCGGCGGGCGGGGGTGCGGGACCTGCCGTCGGTCATCTGGTTCGCGCGCTGGCACACCCGGCCCCATCTGTACCGGGAGCGCGCCCTGGAGGGGCACGTCTGGCACCCACAGCGCCGGATCCACCAGTACGCGGGGAACGTGAAGGAGCGGCACGGCGGCCGTACCCTCGTCGTCGACCGGAACCTGGTGCACGCGCCCGTCGCCCGGATCGGCTGA
- a CDS encoding lipid-transfer protein: protein MSVRTRDSLGGRAAIAGIGATEFSKDSGRSELKLAVEAVHAALDDAGLAPADVDGMVTFTMDTNPEITVAQAAGIGELSFFSRVHYGGGAACGTVQQAALAVASGVAEVVVCYRAFNERSGRRFGSGVQRREPSAEGAALGWNLPFGLLTPASWVAMAAQRYLHTYGLTPEAFGHVAVVDRKYAATNPAAYFYEKPITLADHAASRWIVEPLRLLDCCQETDGGQAIVVTSVERARDLARPPAVIVAAAQGAGRAQEQMTSFYRDDLTGLPEMSVVARQLWRTAGIGPGDIDVGILYDHFTPFVLMQLEEFGFCAPGEAAGFVAEERLPVNTHGGQLGEAYLHGMNGIAEAVRQVRGTAVNQLPGAATALVTAGTGVPTSGLILGSDG, encoded by the coding sequence ATGAGCGTACGAACCAGGGACTCGCTCGGCGGCCGCGCGGCCATCGCCGGGATCGGCGCCACCGAGTTCTCCAAGGACTCCGGGCGCAGTGAGCTGAAGCTCGCGGTGGAGGCGGTGCACGCGGCGCTCGACGACGCGGGCCTCGCCCCCGCCGACGTGGACGGCATGGTCACGTTCACGATGGACACCAACCCGGAGATCACCGTGGCGCAGGCGGCGGGCATCGGGGAGCTCTCCTTCTTCTCGCGGGTGCACTACGGGGGCGGCGCGGCCTGCGGCACCGTGCAGCAGGCGGCCCTCGCGGTGGCGAGCGGTGTCGCCGAAGTGGTCGTCTGCTACCGGGCGTTCAACGAGCGGTCGGGGCGGCGCTTCGGGTCGGGTGTGCAGCGGCGGGAGCCGTCGGCGGAGGGCGCGGCCCTCGGCTGGAACCTGCCGTTCGGGCTGCTCACCCCCGCGTCCTGGGTGGCGATGGCGGCGCAGCGCTATCTGCACACGTACGGGCTGACCCCCGAGGCGTTCGGTCACGTCGCGGTGGTCGACCGCAAGTACGCGGCGACCAACCCGGCCGCGTACTTCTACGAGAAGCCGATCACGCTCGCCGACCACGCCGCCTCGCGCTGGATCGTCGAACCGCTGCGGCTGCTCGACTGCTGCCAGGAGACGGACGGGGGTCAGGCGATCGTCGTCACCAGCGTCGAGCGGGCCCGCGATCTGGCGCGGCCGCCCGCCGTGATCGTGGCGGCGGCCCAGGGCGCGGGCCGCGCGCAGGAGCAGATGACCAGCTTCTACCGGGACGACCTGACCGGTCTGCCCGAGATGAGCGTCGTGGCACGGCAGTTGTGGCGCACGGCCGGGATCGGTCCAGGGGACATCGACGTCGGCATCCTCTACGACCACTTCACGCCGTTCGTGCTGATGCAGCTGGAGGAGTTCGGGTTCTGCGCGCCCGGTGAAGCGGCCGGCTTCGTCGCCGAGGAGCGGCTGCCCGTCAACACGCACGGCGGGCAGCTCGGGGAGGCGTATCTGCACGGGATGAACGGCATAGCGGAGGCGGTGCGCCAGGTGCGGGGCACGGCCGTGAACCAGCTGCCCGGCGCGGCCACGGCCCTGGTCACCGCGGGCACCGGAGTCCCCACATCGGGTCTGATTCTGGGGTCGGACGGCTGA
- a CDS encoding MaoC family dehydratase, with protein MKTGEELPPLEIPITRTLIVAGAIASRDYQDVHHDAELARQKGSPDIFMNILTTNGLVGRYVTDHFGPTATLRKVAIRLGAPNYPGDTMVLSGQIAEVDGDTARIRITGRNGIGNHVTGTVTVTVPQGSPS; from the coding sequence ATGAAGACGGGCGAGGAACTGCCGCCGCTGGAGATCCCGATCACCCGGACCCTGATCGTCGCCGGAGCGATCGCCTCGCGCGACTACCAGGACGTGCACCATGACGCGGAGCTCGCCCGGCAGAAGGGCTCGCCGGACATCTTCATGAACATCCTGACGACGAACGGCCTGGTGGGGCGCTACGTCACCGATCACTTCGGCCCCACCGCGACGCTCCGCAAGGTCGCGATACGGCTCGGTGCGCCCAACTATCCGGGAGACACCATGGTGTTGAGCGGACAGATCGCCGAGGTGGACGGGGACACGGCCCGGATACGCATCACCGGCAGGAACGGCATCGGCAACCACGTCACCGGCACGGTCACGGTCACCGTCCCCCAGGGGAGCCCGTCATGA
- a CDS encoding acyl-CoA dehydrogenase family protein, with product MDFTPTPEQEAVRDLAARIFGDLSTPERLARLDGGTDGELWKALGGAGLIGAVEETGLLGLVLMLEEQGRTTAQVPFAASCVFGLLAVAAHGDAEQRERLLPGLRDGSAVAAGAFPARGGIAVAHGEHGGDGDAGGDAGGDGGVGDGGGDGGDGEGSGGGRARLTGVVPWVPWLRDATHVLVAVREPGAGPVVVRERVGEPGAVGEPVGGDAVREPGAGARKVAHSLWMARADDIRCEPVELTAPWSAGRLVLDGTPAERIGGPRAYTEVLAAARTAFAGLQAGVGAGSLARAVAYTNEREQFGRPLAVKQGVQLRAAEAHMDVEAIRVTAYEAAWRRDEGLAYESHALTAAWWAAEAGKRVVHTGQHLHGGMGADLDHPVHRHFLWGRQLDGYLGCGPELLQELGELVAAREDVPVGGEVA from the coding sequence ATGGACTTCACCCCCACCCCGGAGCAGGAGGCGGTACGGGACCTGGCCGCGCGGATCTTCGGCGACCTGTCCACACCGGAGCGGCTCGCGCGGCTCGACGGCGGCACGGACGGCGAGCTGTGGAAGGCGCTGGGCGGCGCGGGCCTGATCGGCGCCGTGGAGGAGACGGGACTGCTCGGGCTCGTCCTGATGCTGGAGGAGCAGGGCAGGACGACGGCCCAGGTGCCGTTCGCGGCGAGCTGTGTGTTCGGGCTGCTCGCGGTGGCCGCGCACGGTGACGCCGAGCAGCGGGAGCGGCTGCTGCCGGGGTTGCGGGACGGCTCGGCCGTGGCGGCGGGGGCGTTTCCCGCGCGCGGTGGGATCGCGGTGGCCCACGGTGAGCATGGTGGGGATGGCGATGCCGGTGGGGATGCCGGTGGGGATGGCGGGGTCGGCGATGGCGGTGGGGATGGTGGGGACGGTGAGGGCAGCGGGGGCGGCAGGGCGCGGCTGACCGGAGTCGTGCCGTGGGTGCCGTGGCTGCGGGACGCGACGCACGTACTGGTGGCGGTGCGTGAGCCGGGTGCGGGGCCGGTGGTCGTGCGTGAGCGGGTTGGGGAGCCGGGCGCGGTGGGCGAGCCGGTTGGGGGAGATGCCGTGCGTGAGCCGGGTGCGGGGGCGCGAAAAGTTGCCCACAGCCTGTGGATGGCGCGCGCGGACGACATCCGGTGCGAGCCGGTCGAGCTCACCGCGCCCTGGTCGGCGGGGCGGCTCGTGCTCGACGGCACGCCGGCCGAGCGGATCGGGGGCCCGCGGGCGTACACGGAGGTGCTCGCGGCGGCGCGGACCGCGTTCGCCGGACTCCAGGCCGGGGTCGGTGCGGGGTCGCTGGCCAGGGCGGTGGCGTACACGAACGAGCGGGAGCAGTTCGGTCGGCCCCTCGCGGTCAAGCAGGGCGTCCAACTCCGCGCGGCGGAGGCGCACATGGACGTCGAGGCGATCCGGGTCACCGCCTACGAGGCGGCCTGGCGGCGGGACGAGGGACTCGCGTACGAGAGCCACGCGCTGACCGCGGCCTGGTGGGCGGCCGAGGCGGGCAAGCGCGTCGTGCACACCGGCCAGCATCTGCACGGCGGCATGGGCGCCGACCTGGACCATCCGGTGCACCGTCACTTCCTGTGGGGTCGGCAGCTCGACGGATATCTGGGGTGCGGGCCCGAACTCCTGCAAGAGCTGGGTGAGTTGGTCGCCGCGAGAGAAGACGTGCCTGTGGGAGGCGAGGTCGCATGA
- a CDS encoding bifunctional MaoC family dehydratase N-terminal/OB-fold nucleic acid binding domain-containing protein — protein MSVVSSARQGELSYEELRGFEGRVAATASPGKDPVNAPMIRHWCEAMGDTGPAYQGPDAIAPPTMLQAWTMGGLSGYEGRSPAHDELFALLDGAGYTSVVATDCEQEYLRPLRPGDEITYDSVIESVSPLKTTKLGTGHFVTTRMDVRANGELAGTHRFRILKYAPAGRAGSRTATAGSAVAGAERKLRPRPVVNRDNAGFWEGVAEHRLLIQRCRTCETPRFPWLPGCNACGGQEWDAVEASGLGTVFSYVVMHHPPFPAFDPPYAVGLVELAEGVRIVSNVVGVPYDKVRIGMPVRLEFLRVDDELELPVFRAVEGGEA, from the coding sequence ATGAGCGTGGTGTCGTCGGCGCGGCAGGGGGAGCTGTCGTACGAGGAGTTGCGGGGGTTCGAGGGGCGCGTCGCCGCCACCGCGAGTCCGGGCAAGGACCCGGTGAACGCGCCGATGATCCGGCACTGGTGCGAGGCCATGGGCGACACCGGTCCGGCCTACCAGGGGCCGGACGCCATAGCGCCGCCGACCATGTTGCAGGCCTGGACGATGGGCGGCCTGTCGGGGTACGAGGGGCGCTCCCCCGCCCACGACGAGCTGTTCGCGCTGCTCGACGGGGCGGGATACACCTCGGTCGTCGCGACCGACTGCGAGCAGGAGTATCTGCGGCCGCTGCGGCCCGGGGACGAGATCACGTACGACTCGGTGATCGAGTCGGTCTCCCCGCTGAAGACGACGAAGCTGGGGACGGGGCACTTCGTCACGACCCGGATGGACGTCCGGGCGAACGGCGAGCTCGCCGGGACGCATCGGTTCCGGATCCTCAAGTACGCGCCCGCGGGGAGGGCTGGTTCGCGTACGGCGACGGCCGGTTCCGCCGTGGCCGGCGCCGAGAGGAAGCTGCGGCCGCGGCCCGTCGTGAACCGGGACAACGCGGGGTTCTGGGAGGGCGTCGCGGAGCACCGGCTGCTCATCCAGCGCTGCCGGACCTGCGAGACCCCCCGCTTCCCGTGGCTGCCGGGGTGCAACGCGTGCGGGGGGCAGGAGTGGGACGCCGTCGAGGCGAGCGGCCTGGGCACGGTCTTCTCGTACGTGGTCATGCACCACCCGCCCTTCCCCGCCTTCGACCCGCCCTACGCGGTCGGGCTGGTGGAGCTGGCCGAGGGGGTGCGGATCGTGAGCAACGTCGTCGGGGTGCCGTACGACAAGGTGCGCATCGGGATGCCGGTGCGGCTCGAATTCCTGCGCGTGGACGACGAGTTGGAGCTGCCCGTGTTCCGCGCCGTCGAGGGCGGTGAGGCGTGA